Proteins encoded by one window of Thermobaculum terrenum ATCC BAA-798:
- a CDS encoding response regulator transcription factor, translating to MARILVVEDEPSILKLISQNLTLRGFDIEIATDGETGLTRAREGKYDLILLDLMLPVISGWEVLRELGNQGILDRVPVIVVTAAAREEDEKRARSLGARDYLVKPFYIKELLQCVSTALSSHNQAGRNKQEKPSRRSS from the coding sequence ATGGCTAGGATACTTGTGGTTGAAGATGAACCTAGCATACTCAAGCTTATAAGCCAGAACCTAACTCTTCGAGGCTTCGATATAGAGATTGCCACGGATGGTGAAACTGGCCTTACTCGGGCTAGAGAGGGTAAATACGATCTCATACTGTTAGATCTTATGTTGCCAGTAATATCTGGCTGGGAGGTTCTGAGGGAATTAGGAAATCAAGGCATACTCGATCGTGTGCCAGTAATAGTTGTTACCGCTGCAGCACGTGAAGAAGACGAGAAGAGAGCTCGCTCCCTTGGCGCTAGAGACTACTTAGTAAAGCCTTTCTACATAAAGGAGCTTCTGCAGTGCGTTTCAACGGCACTGTCCAGCCATAATCAGGCAGGTAGGAATAAACAGGAGAAGCCGAGCAGGAGGTCATCATGA